A stretch of Caenorhabditis elegans chromosome IV DNA encodes these proteins:
- the C23H5.8 gene encoding Reelin domain-containing protein (Confirmed by transcript evidence): protein MANFAYLRLYLTIILSFAVQTSGNIGKCVLSSAPPSWLSTNGTGILEYATAGHPTNGTSFCIEGNHDQKTAHVAYHIDLGSEVLAPESVEHSFSENLGSQNGCVNNNTGVVYCFAICLNETLQNMVIESALKSNQPSVVAQDIQKTTQLDWAITVLQVDYNDPNTHLNASVFLVEDAWCSVYVGIRPKLGFDWLYEIQLGKVL, encoded by the exons atggcAAATTTCGCATATTTGCGTCTATATTTAACAATTATTCTTAGTTTTGCAGTCCAAACAAGTGGAAATATAg GAAAATGTGTCCTGTCCTCAGCGCCGCCAAGTTGGCTCAGCACAAATGGCACTGGCATTCTCGAGTACGCAACTGCAGGTCATCCAACAAATGGGACAAGTTTTTGCATAGAG GGTAACCACGATCAAAAAACTGCCCACGTTGCATATCATATCGACTTGGGAAGTGAAGTATTGGCTCCCGAATCAGTGGAGcactcattttcagaaaacttggGCTCCCAGAATGGATGTGTGAACAATAATACTGGAGTAGTGTACTGCTTCGCAATTTGTTTGAATGAAACTTTGCAGAATAtg GTCATCGAATCTGCGCTTAAATCAAATCAACCGTCAGTTGTGGCTCaggatattcaaaaaaccacTCAACTAGATTGGGCGATTACTGTACTCCAA GTCGATTACAACGATCCGAACACCCATCTGAATGCCAGTGTATTCTTGGTTGAGGACGCCTGGTGCAGTGTTTATGTTGGGATTCGTCCAAAATTGGGATTCGACTGGTTGTACGAAATTCAATTGGGAAAGGTTTTGTGa
- the C23H5.8 gene encoding uncharacterized protein (Confirmed by transcript evidence), which produces MANFAYLRLYLTIILSFAVQTSGNIGKCVLSSAPPSWLSTNGTGILEYATAGHPTNGTSFCIEGNHDQKTAHVAYHIDLGSEVLAPESVEHSFSENLGSQNGCVNNNTGVVYCFAICLNETLQNMVDYNDPNTHLNASVFLVEDAWCSVYVGIRPKLGFDWLYEIQLGKVL; this is translated from the exons atggcAAATTTCGCATATTTGCGTCTATATTTAACAATTATTCTTAGTTTTGCAGTCCAAACAAGTGGAAATATAg GAAAATGTGTCCTGTCCTCAGCGCCGCCAAGTTGGCTCAGCACAAATGGCACTGGCATTCTCGAGTACGCAACTGCAGGTCATCCAACAAATGGGACAAGTTTTTGCATAGAG GGTAACCACGATCAAAAAACTGCCCACGTTGCATATCATATCGACTTGGGAAGTGAAGTATTGGCTCCCGAATCAGTGGAGcactcattttcagaaaacttggGCTCCCAGAATGGATGTGTGAACAATAATACTGGAGTAGTGTACTGCTTCGCAATTTGTTTGAATGAAACTTTGCAGAATAtg GTCGATTACAACGATCCGAACACCCATCTGAATGCCAGTGTATTCTTGGTTGAGGACGCCTGGTGCAGTGTTTATGTTGGGATTCGTCCAAAATTGGGATTCGACTGGTTGTACGAAATTCAATTGGGAAAGGTTTTGTGa
- the C23H5.8 gene encoding Reelin domain-containing protein (Confirmed by transcript evidence) — protein sequence MANFAYLRLYLTIILSFAVQTSGNIGKCVLSSAPPSWLSTNGTGILEYATAGHPTNGTSFCIEGNHDQKTAHVAYHIDLGSEVLAPESVEHSFSENLGSQNGCVNNNTGVVYCFAICLNETLQNMVIESALKSNQPSVVAQDIQKTTQLDWAITVDYNDPNTHLNASVFLVEDAWCSVYVGIRPKLGFDWLYEIQLGKVL from the exons atggcAAATTTCGCATATTTGCGTCTATATTTAACAATTATTCTTAGTTTTGCAGTCCAAACAAGTGGAAATATAg GAAAATGTGTCCTGTCCTCAGCGCCGCCAAGTTGGCTCAGCACAAATGGCACTGGCATTCTCGAGTACGCAACTGCAGGTCATCCAACAAATGGGACAAGTTTTTGCATAGAG GGTAACCACGATCAAAAAACTGCCCACGTTGCATATCATATCGACTTGGGAAGTGAAGTATTGGCTCCCGAATCAGTGGAGcactcattttcagaaaacttggGCTCCCAGAATGGATGTGTGAACAATAATACTGGAGTAGTGTACTGCTTCGCAATTTGTTTGAATGAAACTTTGCAGAATAtg GTCATCGAATCTGCGCTTAAATCAAATCAACCGTCAGTTGTGGCTCaggatattcaaaaaaccacTCAACTAGATTGGGCGATTACT GTCGATTACAACGATCCGAACACCCATCTGAATGCCAGTGTATTCTTGGTTGAGGACGCCTGGTGCAGTGTTTATGTTGGGATTCGTCCAAAATTGGGATTCGACTGGTTGTACGAAATTCAATTGGGAAAGGTTTTGTGa
- the C23H5.8 gene encoding BURP domain-containing protein (Confirmed by transcript evidence): MANFAYLRLYLTIILSFAVQTSGNIGKCVLSSAPPSWLSTNGTGILEYATAGHPTNGTSFCIEGNHDQKTAHVAYHIDLGSEVLAPESVEHSFSENLGSQNGCVNNNTGVVYCFAICLNETLQNMVIESALKSNQPSVVAQDIQKTTQLDWAITVLQVGQIL, from the exons atggcAAATTTCGCATATTTGCGTCTATATTTAACAATTATTCTTAGTTTTGCAGTCCAAACAAGTGGAAATATAg GAAAATGTGTCCTGTCCTCAGCGCCGCCAAGTTGGCTCAGCACAAATGGCACTGGCATTCTCGAGTACGCAACTGCAGGTCATCCAACAAATGGGACAAGTTTTTGCATAGAG GGTAACCACGATCAAAAAACTGCCCACGTTGCATATCATATCGACTTGGGAAGTGAAGTATTGGCTCCCGAATCAGTGGAGcactcattttcagaaaacttggGCTCCCAGAATGGATGTGTGAACAATAATACTGGAGTAGTGTACTGCTTCGCAATTTGTTTGAATGAAACTTTGCAGAATAtg GTCATCGAATCTGCGCTTAAATCAAATCAACCGTCAGTTGTGGCTCaggatattcaaaaaaccacTCAACTAGATTGGGCGATTACTGTACTCCAAGTTGGGCAAATTCTGTGA